The Medicago truncatula cultivar Jemalong A17 chromosome 4, MtrunA17r5.0-ANR, whole genome shotgun sequence genome includes a region encoding these proteins:
- the LOC11439565 gene encoding polyadenylate-binding protein RBP45, whose translation MMQPGGPGMPPPNLAQQFHQQVQQQHQQQPPYMMMHPPQPQPQPQTQPPQMWAPNAQPPQQSAVPPPSSADEVKTLWIGDLQYWMDENYLYNCFSHTGEVGSVKVIRNKQTNQSEGYGFLEFISRAGAERVLQTFNGTIMPNGGQNFRLNWATFSSGEKRHDDSPDYTIFVGDLAADVSDHHLTEVFRTRYNSVKGAKVVIDRTTGRTKGYGFVRFADESEQMRAMTEMQGVLCSTRPMRIGPASNKNLGTQTSKASYQNPQGGAQNENDPNNTTIFVGNLDPNVTDEHLKQVFTQYGELVHVKIPSGKRCGFVQFADRSSAEEALRVLNGTLLGGQNVRLSWGRSPANKQTQQDPNQWNGSSSYFGGYAQGYENYAYAPPAGQDPNMYGSYPAGYASYQPPQQQQQLGYS comes from the exons ATGATGCAACCAGGAGGACCAGGTATGCCACCACCCAACTTGGCTCAACAATTTCATCAACAAGTACAAcagcaacatcaacaacaaccaccCTACATGATGATGCATCCTCCTCAGCCTCAACCTCAACCACAAACTCAACCTCCTCAGATGTGGGCCCCTAACGCCCAGCCTCCTCAACAATCGGCGGTTCCTCCTCCTTCCAGCGCCGATGAAGTCAAAACTCTCTGGATCGGTGATTTGCAATATTGGATGGACGAGAATTATCTTTATAACTGTTTCTCTCACACCGGCGAG GTTGGATCTGTTAAAGTTATTCGTAATAAGCAGACTAATCAATCTGAAGGTTATGGGTTTCTTGAGTTTATTAGCCGTGCTGGTGCTGAGAGAGTACTTCAAACATTTAATGGCACCATTATGCCAAATGGTGGCCAGAATTTCAGATTGAACTGGGCAACTTTTAGTTCTGGTGAGAAGCGTCATGATGATTCTCCGGACTACACCATATTTGTTGGTGACTTGGCTGCTGATGTTTCTGATCATCATTTGACGGAAGTGTTTAGAACTCGGTATAATTCAGTTAAGGGTGCCAAAGTTGTAATCGACAGGACCACTGGTAGGACAAAAGGTTATGGTTTTGTTAGGTTTGCTGATGAGAGTGAACAAATGAGGGCTATGACTGAAATGCAAGGGGTTCTTTGTTCCACAAGACCCATGCGTATTGGACCAGCCTCTAACAAAAACCTTGGCACACAGACTTCAAaag CTTCTTATCAGAATCCACAAGGAGGGGCACAGAACGAGAATGATCCAAATAATACAACC ATTTTTGTTGGCAATTTGGATCCTAATGTCACAGATGAACATTTGAAACAAGTTTTTACCCAGTATGGTGAACTGGTTCATGTTAAGATTCCATCAGGCAAGAGATGTGGGTTTGTCCAATTTGCAGACAG GAGTTCTGCTGAGGAGGCACTACGGGTTTTAAATGGTACACTTCTAGGTGGTCAAAATGTCCGGCTTTCATGGGGCCGAAGCCCGGCAAACAAGCAG ACTCAACAAGATCCAAACCAGTGGAATGGTAGTAGCAGTTACTTCGGCGGTTATGCCCAAGGTTATGAAAATTATGCTTATGCCCCTCCTGCTGGACAAGACCCAAATATGTATGGCAGTTATCCGGCGGGGTATGCAAGTTACCAACCTCCTCAGCAGCAACAGCAATTAGGATATAGTTAA